The nucleotide sequence GATTACGGGCCGTGACAAACAGAAGAAAAAACCGGCCGCCGCACCGGCGGACAAACTGGATGCACTGAGGATTGCGTTGCAGCGCAACACGAAGCCGTCCAACAAGTTCATGAAAGCGTTCGAGAAACTGATGCGCAAGGACGGCGAGCCGGACGGTTGAGCTGATTGCGTGATGGAGCGAAAACACAAAGACAAAGGCACTCTCCGCAGATTGTTATCGCCGCGAGTGCCTTTGTGCATTAACTTACATTTCCGGCAGCGCGCCCGAGGTTATTCCTTGACTACCCAGACCTTGACCTCGGTCTGGACTTCCGGATGAAGCTTGATCAGTACTGTGTATACGCCGAGCTGCTTGATCGGCTCATCCAGGATCACTCTGCGCCGCTCGATTTCGTGTCCCTGCTTGGCCAGTTCACTGGCGATATCCGAGGCGCTGACCGAACCGTAAAACTGCTCTTCGTCGCCGACTTTGACCTGGAACGTGAGCGAGATATCCTTCATCTGCCCGGCCAGCT is from Candidatus Glassbacteria bacterium and encodes:
- a CDS encoding 50S ribosomal protein L9, whose product is MKVILRSNIEALGKIGEVVEVAPGHARNYLIPKDMAYPANKGNLKRIEFEKKKAHQLVEQETEAARKLAGQMKDISLTFQVKVGDEEQFYGSVSASDIASELAKQGHEIERRRVILDEPIKQLGVYTVLIKLHPEVQTEVKVWVVKE